A single genomic interval of Zobellia nedashkovskayae harbors:
- a CDS encoding Lcl C-terminal domain-containing protein — protein sequence MKNLATIKTANLLSMSIILFSALAFVSGCKNKENKKSQITISKDSLKTNNYVQIATGQYTLYDNDGNVLDAISESDSLYGQDANYLKGKKMSFTKNGNGTITDNNSGLMWQEIPTSEGFNWQDAKEYCENLELGGYDDWRMPSAKELFSISNFNSGWPYLDTNYFSLVNNEEVDKSEQYWSSNTYVGHTEEGGYNAAFGVNHATGHIKAYPAAAPDKEKDHKGPPPNRQPPPGQGEPPENGRPPQNGRPPQNGERPTGNPLLKHVRAVRGTVYGTNNFTDNKDGTISDNATGLMWTKGDSGKGLNWKDALVYAKNANIADYTDWRLPNVKELQGIVDYSFSPNAKDSKNKGPAIDPIFNCTPISNEAGTDDFGYYWTSTSAHFRSGEPYFYAWYVAFGMAVNNEGKDFHGAGAVRFDTKYEGGNLGEGGERTYNYVRLVRNIN from the coding sequence ATGAAAAATTTAGCAACAATAAAAACGGCAAATTTGCTAAGTATGTCCATCATATTGTTTTCAGCATTGGCATTTGTTTCTGGTTGTAAAAATAAGGAGAACAAAAAATCTCAAATCACTATTTCCAAGGATAGCCTGAAAACTAACAACTATGTACAGATTGCAACGGGACAGTACACTTTGTATGACAATGATGGAAATGTGCTTGATGCTATCTCTGAAAGTGATTCTCTTTATGGTCAAGATGCTAATTATCTGAAAGGCAAAAAAATGTCCTTTACCAAAAACGGGAATGGTACTATTACAGATAATAACTCAGGGCTCATGTGGCAAGAAATTCCAACTTCAGAGGGCTTTAATTGGCAAGACGCAAAAGAGTATTGCGAAAACTTAGAGCTAGGTGGTTATGACGATTGGCGAATGCCATCGGCAAAAGAATTATTCTCCATTAGTAATTTTAATTCTGGATGGCCGTATTTAGATACCAATTATTTTTCCCTTGTCAACAATGAAGAGGTAGATAAAAGTGAACAATACTGGTCTAGCAATACATATGTTGGTCACACAGAAGAAGGTGGTTACAATGCTGCTTTTGGTGTAAACCATGCTACAGGGCATATAAAGGCCTACCCGGCAGCTGCGCCAGATAAGGAGAAAGACCATAAAGGTCCACCTCCAAATCGCCAGCCTCCTCCAGGACAAGGGGAACCTCCTGAAAATGGAAGACCTCCCCAAAATGGAAGACCTCCCCAAAATGGAGAAAGACCCACGGGCAACCCACTACTGAAGCATGTGCGTGCAGTTAGAGGTACTGTTTATGGAACAAATAATTTTACCGATAATAAAGACGGAACTATTTCTGATAACGCTACAGGCCTTATGTGGACAAAAGGCGATAGCGGAAAAGGTCTAAATTGGAAAGATGCTTTGGTTTATGCCAAAAATGCTAACATAGCTGACTATACCGATTGGCGTTTGCCCAATGTAAAAGAATTACAAGGTATTGTAGACTACTCTTTTTCACCAAATGCCAAAGACAGTAAAAATAAAGGTCCAGCTATTGACCCTATATTCAATTGCACACCGATTTCTAATGAAGCCGGCACTGATGATTTTGGTTATTATTGGACCAGCACTTCTGCGCATTTTAGAAGTGGCGAGCCTTACTTTTACGCCTGGTATGTTGCTTTTGGCATGGCAGTCAACAACGAAGGAAAAGATTTTCATGGTGCCGGTGCCGTACGGTTCGATACCAAATACGAAGGCGGTAATTTAGGTGAAGGCGGTGAGCGTACATACAATTATGTTCGCCTCGTTAGAAATATTAATTAA
- a CDS encoding carbohydrate-binding domain-containing protein: protein MKNIIIKKNINLLLIALAFSASILTFSSCSDDDEDTVMVDEEVVDDDTSITITNTNTSGTAEGDTDNTGADEDDLVENATFENTVQIVFSNASASITNPVPDDVVITQDGADVTINSTISEVAYEVSGTTTDGMLKIYSDKKFKLSLSDLSIANTDGPAVNIQSSKTIFVVLEGTNSLTDASTYSNIPDDEDAKATFFSEGQLVFSGSGALNVAGNYKHGIASDDYIRVISGTITVTEAASDAIHTNDYIIVDGGTLNLTADSDAMDCEEGYIIINDGTFTINAIDDGIAASYDIDDEEEPDDSITPYVTINGGDFEITTSEGEGIEAKGTLTINDGTMNINSYDDGLNAGDDIYINGGNIYVYATLNDAIDSNGGITITGGTTIAIAVRTDEPDGSFDCDDNTFKITGGTILGLALNTSFPTESESTQNAVIFDGVNANQLLNIQSEDGTEALTYEVPYSVNTIIYSNAKLETDQTYTIYTGGSVSNGTEVNGLYTSGTYSGGTDSGDSFTISSTVTQIGGEMGPTGEPGTGGPGGN from the coding sequence ATGAAAAATATAATAATTAAAAAGAATATCAATTTACTCCTTATTGCATTAGCATTTAGCGCTTCAATATTAACTTTTAGTTCATGTAGCGATGATGATGAAGATACTGTAATGGTAGATGAAGAAGTAGTTGATGATGACACTTCTATTACCATAACAAACACAAACACCTCTGGAACGGCTGAAGGAGATACCGATAATACAGGTGCGGATGAAGATGATTTAGTAGAAAATGCAACTTTTGAAAATACCGTACAAATTGTATTTTCTAACGCTTCGGCTTCAATTACAAACCCTGTTCCTGATGATGTGGTTATTACACAAGATGGTGCCGACGTTACTATTAATTCCACTATTTCAGAAGTGGCTTACGAAGTATCTGGCACAACAACAGATGGTATGCTAAAAATTTACAGTGATAAGAAATTCAAATTATCGTTAAGTGATTTAAGTATCGCGAATACTGATGGTCCTGCGGTCAACATCCAATCTTCTAAAACCATTTTTGTTGTTTTGGAAGGTACAAACAGCCTGACCGATGCATCAACTTACAGTAATATTCCTGATGATGAAGATGCAAAAGCAACATTTTTTAGCGAAGGGCAATTGGTTTTTAGCGGTTCAGGAGCACTTAACGTTGCAGGAAACTACAAGCACGGTATCGCAAGTGATGATTATATTAGGGTAATTAGTGGAACAATCACAGTTACAGAAGCAGCATCTGATGCCATACACACCAACGATTACATTATTGTAGACGGAGGTACACTTAATTTAACAGCAGATAGCGATGCAATGGATTGTGAAGAAGGCTATATTATTATCAACGACGGAACCTTTACTATTAATGCAATTGATGATGGAATTGCAGCTTCGTATGACATTGACGACGAGGAAGAACCCGATGATTCCATTACTCCCTATGTAACAATTAATGGAGGTGATTTTGAAATAACTACTTCAGAAGGCGAAGGTATAGAAGCAAAAGGAACATTGACCATTAATGACGGTACAATGAACATCAATTCATACGATGACGGTCTTAATGCAGGTGATGATATATATATTAATGGAGGAAATATTTATGTTTACGCCACGCTTAATGATGCCATTGATAGTAACGGAGGAATTACCATTACAGGTGGTACAACCATTGCCATAGCAGTTCGTACCGATGAGCCCGATGGTAGTTTTGATTGTGATGATAATACATTTAAAATAACTGGAGGAACAATCTTAGGGTTAGCACTAAATACTTCATTCCCTACAGAGAGCGAAAGCACACAAAACGCAGTAATTTTTGATGGTGTTAATGCAAATCAGTTATTAAACATACAATCGGAAGATGGTACGGAAGCCCTTACTTATGAAGTACCCTATAGCGTAAATACAATTATTTATTCCAACGCAAAATTAGAAACAGATCAAACGTATACTATCTATACCGGAGGAAGTGTAAGCAATGGCACTGAAGTTAATGGATTATACACCTCTGGAACTTATAGTGGAGGAACAGACTCAGGTGATTCATTTACAATAAGTAGCACGGTTACACAAATTGGAGGAGAAATGGGACCAACAGGAGAACCAGGTACTGGCGGTCCAGGAGGTAATTAA
- a CDS encoding Lcl C-terminal domain-containing protein translates to MKRIVKPKKKTSIVFGFCCVLIVIVLLLSSGKNSRLNSIVHNDKSNLDYPIVGTNQSKFYDNSTEIKAPAIGDDFYGQNANYPGNIPKYKDNDDGTVTDLVTGLMWQQSPDTNGDGRITASDKMTYKEAAAGAASFNLGGYTDWRLPTIKEQFSLIVFSGVDPSGYNSSSLEGLIPFIDTDYFKFAYGDTSARERIIDSQYASSNMYVGGDLLFGVNFADGRIKGYGLRMPFGPGDKTFFVTYVRGNKNYGINNFEDNGNGTISDKATGLMWMHNDNQKGILWQEALNYAENYEFAGYSDWRLPNVKELQSIVDYSRSPNTSESAAIDPLFNCSEIINEAGQKDYPFYWSSTTHSNWSTEAKGRNASYVSFGRAMGYMDGKWMDVHGAGAQRSDPKIGDPKDWPKGHGPQGDAQRINNYVRLVRDLK, encoded by the coding sequence ATGAAACGGATTGTAAAACCTAAAAAAAAGACATCAATCGTATTCGGGTTTTGTTGTGTTCTCATAGTCATTGTTTTGTTATTGAGCTCTGGTAAAAACTCAAGGCTTAATAGTATTGTACATAATGACAAGAGTAATTTAGATTACCCTATTGTTGGTACAAATCAGAGTAAATTCTACGACAACAGTACTGAAATTAAAGCACCAGCTATTGGTGATGATTTTTATGGACAAAATGCAAATTACCCTGGTAACATCCCTAAATACAAAGATAATGATGATGGTACGGTAACTGATCTAGTTACGGGTTTAATGTGGCAGCAGAGCCCCGACACAAATGGCGATGGAAGAATTACGGCAAGTGATAAAATGACTTATAAAGAGGCAGCAGCTGGTGCTGCTTCTTTCAATTTAGGTGGCTATACAGATTGGCGATTGCCTACCATTAAAGAACAATTTTCTTTAATAGTTTTTAGTGGTGTTGACCCTAGCGGTTATAATTCTTCATCTTTAGAAGGGTTAATTCCTTTTATAGATACCGATTATTTCAAATTCGCTTACGGAGACACCAGTGCAAGAGAACGAATTATAGACTCTCAATATGCTAGTTCTAACATGTATGTGGGTGGAGATTTGTTATTCGGCGTCAATTTTGCCGATGGTCGTATAAAAGGTTACGGATTAAGGATGCCATTTGGTCCCGGTGATAAAACGTTTTTTGTAACCTATGTAAGAGGGAACAAGAATTACGGTATCAATAATTTTGAAGATAACGGCAATGGCACCATCTCAGATAAGGCTACAGGTCTCATGTGGATGCACAACGACAACCAAAAAGGCATCTTATGGCAAGAAGCATTAAACTATGCCGAAAACTATGAATTTGCAGGGTATTCTGATTGGCGGTTGCCCAACGTAAAAGAACTACAAAGTATCGTTGATTATTCCCGTTCCCCTAACACTTCAGAATCCGCAGCAATAGACCCACTTTTTAATTGTTCTGAAATCATAAATGAAGCTGGTCAAAAAGACTACCCTTTTTATTGGTCTAGTACAACACATTCTAACTGGTCTACTGAGGCAAAAGGTAGAAACGCATCTTATGTTTCTTTTGGTAGGGCCATGGGATATATGGATGGTAAATGGATGGATGTACACGGAGCAGGTGCGCAGCGTAGTGACCCAAAAATTGGTGACCCTAAAGATTGGCCCAAAGGCCACGGCCCTCAAGGTGATGCGCAACGAATCAATAATTATGTACGGTTGGTTAGAGATTTAAAATAA
- a CDS encoding Dps family protein, protein MKTPNIGISAENRQAIADQLSKILADEFVLYSKTLNFHWNVEGPDFHSVHLYLETLYEEQQEVVDTVAEKIRALGHYVPATLKDYSQLTHLTEKAKGGNDSQSVFAELLEDHESIIIFLREEIKPISDKWQAEGISDYVTGLMEEHEKTAWMLRSHLA, encoded by the coding sequence ATGAAAACACCTAACATTGGAATTTCAGCAGAAAATAGACAAGCTATTGCAGATCAATTATCAAAAATATTAGCAGATGAATTTGTACTCTATTCAAAAACTCTAAACTTCCATTGGAACGTAGAAGGACCCGATTTTCATTCGGTACACCTTTATCTAGAAACGTTGTATGAAGAGCAACAAGAGGTGGTTGATACCGTAGCTGAAAAAATACGTGCATTGGGTCATTATGTACCAGCAACATTAAAAGACTATTCTCAATTGACACATCTTACGGAAAAGGCGAAAGGCGGCAATGACAGTCAAAGCGTATTCGCAGAATTATTAGAAGACCACGAAAGCATTATCATTTTTCTACGAGAAGAAATAAAACCAATTTCAGACAAATGGCAGGCTGAAGGTATTAGTGATTATGTTACTGGCTTAATGGAAGAACATGAGAAAACTGCTTGGATGCTACGTTCACATTTAGCATAA
- a CDS encoding oleate hydratase, with protein MGKITEKFDKVLNASPFPGQVDHAPDASKEVVRNSKDQPMPFADLTGNYQRNKGIPPKSFKNSKVYIVGTGIAGLSAAYYFIRDGHIPGKNIIFLDKIAIEGGSLDGSGNAKDGYLIRGGRELEMNYENLWDIFQDIPALEMPAPYSVLDEFRLLNDNDPNYSKARLIHNNGEVLDFSKFNLNKLDQLAVVKLLLKKKEELDDVTVESYFSDSFFKSNFWTLFRTMFAFENWHSLLECKLYMHRFLHRIDGFNDLSCLVFPKYNQHDTFVKPLTEHLKSKGVKIQFNTFVKDLDVQINTEGKVVKGIITQQEDKEITIPVTENDFVIVTTGSMTEDTRYGDNTNAPIEGIDSIKSGESDGWQLWKNLATKSIEFGKPEKFYSSVEKSSWESATLTCRPSAFTEKIKEYCVNDPYSGKSATGGIVTITDSNWLMSFTINRQPHFPEQPDDILVIWVYALFMDKNGNYSKKPMPQCTGNEVLAELCFHIGLEDKVDTIIKNTIVKTSFMPYITSMFMPRAAGDRPEVVPNGSKNLGLVGQFVETPNDVVFTVDTSIRTARIAVYKLLNLNKQVPDIAAGQYDIRQLLKAAKALNDYKPFPGESVLKRVLKNTYFEHILPEGVEDEEQHDSFLYEQLDKIKGWAKELTH; from the coding sequence ATGGGAAAAATAACAGAAAAATTCGACAAAGTATTAAATGCTTCACCATTCCCTGGACAAGTAGATCATGCTCCAGATGCTAGTAAAGAAGTAGTACGCAATTCTAAAGATCAACCCATGCCTTTTGCTGATCTTACAGGAAATTACCAACGTAATAAAGGTATACCTCCTAAATCTTTCAAAAACAGTAAGGTTTATATTGTTGGGACTGGTATTGCCGGTCTGTCTGCTGCATATTATTTTATAAGAGATGGACACATACCCGGAAAAAATATAATTTTTCTTGACAAAATTGCCATTGAAGGTGGTTCTTTAGATGGATCAGGAAATGCTAAAGATGGCTACCTAATAAGAGGCGGTAGAGAACTGGAAATGAACTATGAGAATCTATGGGATATTTTTCAAGATATTCCTGCTTTAGAAATGCCAGCACCTTATAGTGTTTTAGACGAATTTCGTTTATTAAATGATAACGACCCCAATTATTCAAAAGCTAGATTAATTCATAATAACGGGGAAGTACTAGATTTTAGTAAATTTAATTTAAACAAACTAGATCAATTAGCTGTTGTAAAACTTTTACTAAAAAAGAAAGAAGAGCTAGATGATGTTACCGTCGAAAGTTATTTCAGCGATTCATTTTTTAAAAGTAATTTTTGGACACTATTTCGTACCATGTTCGCTTTTGAAAACTGGCACAGTCTACTAGAGTGTAAATTATATATGCACCGATTTTTACACCGTATTGACGGTTTTAATGATCTATCATGCTTGGTATTTCCAAAATACAATCAGCATGACACCTTTGTAAAACCATTAACAGAACATTTAAAATCTAAAGGAGTTAAAATTCAGTTCAACACTTTCGTTAAGGATTTAGATGTACAAATAAATACGGAAGGTAAAGTTGTTAAAGGCATTATTACACAACAAGAAGATAAAGAAATAACAATCCCTGTAACTGAAAACGATTTTGTGATCGTTACCACAGGTTCAATGACAGAAGACACTCGTTATGGCGATAATACAAATGCACCAATAGAGGGAATTGATAGTATTAAAAGTGGTGAAAGTGACGGATGGCAGTTATGGAAAAACTTAGCTACAAAATCTATTGAATTTGGTAAACCTGAAAAGTTCTACAGTTCTGTTGAAAAATCTTCTTGGGAATCTGCAACATTAACATGTCGCCCATCAGCTTTCACCGAAAAAATAAAAGAATACTGTGTAAACGACCCCTATTCTGGAAAATCGGCAACCGGAGGGATTGTTACTATAACAGACTCTAACTGGTTAATGAGTTTTACCATTAATCGCCAACCGCACTTTCCTGAACAACCAGATGATATTCTGGTGATATGGGTGTATGCTTTATTTATGGATAAAAACGGGAACTATAGTAAAAAACCAATGCCACAATGTACAGGTAATGAGGTTTTAGCTGAGTTATGTTTTCATATTGGTTTAGAAGATAAAGTTGATACTATCATTAAAAATACCATTGTTAAAACTAGTTTCATGCCATACATTACCTCAATGTTTATGCCTAGGGCTGCAGGAGACAGACCAGAAGTTGTACCAAATGGTTCTAAGAATTTAGGTCTTGTAGGGCAGTTTGTAGAAACGCCTAATGATGTTGTGTTTACCGTAGACACTTCAATTAGAACTGCTAGAATAGCTGTTTATAAATTGCTGAACCTTAATAAGCAAGTGCCCGATATTGCTGCTGGTCAGTATGATATTCGTCAACTATTAAAGGCTGCTAAGGCATTAAACGATTACAAACCTTTTCCTGGAGAAAGTGTTCTAAAACGTGTACTTAAAAACACTTACTTTGAACATATTTTACCTGAAGGAGTAGAAGACGAAGAGCAACATGATTCTTTTCTTTATGAACAGTTAGATAAAATTAAAGGGTGGGCAAAAGAGCTAACCCATTAA
- a CDS encoding HdeD family acid-resistance protein yields MNTLLDSTQKAIKNWWISILVGILYLFIGVWVIRTPLESYLSLSMLFSFFILASGIFHIVFAISNRNVMEGLNWYLLAGLLDLIVGTLLLVHPLMTMMLLPIFVGFWLLFQSILSLGLSFQLKVFGVTRWGLLIFWGIVTLLLSLLILTYPFYAGLSLVYMTAFGFITAGVFRIFLGFDLKKMGKNL; encoded by the coding sequence ATGAACACATTATTGGATTCGACTCAAAAAGCTATTAAGAACTGGTGGATATCTATTTTAGTGGGTATTCTATACCTATTTATTGGGGTGTGGGTAATCCGTACCCCATTAGAAAGTTATTTATCCTTAAGTATGCTTTTTAGCTTTTTCATTTTAGCATCCGGTATATTCCATATCGTCTTTGCTATTTCAAATAGAAATGTAATGGAAGGTTTGAACTGGTACTTGCTAGCAGGTCTTTTAGACCTGATTGTTGGCACATTACTTTTGGTTCATCCACTTATGACCATGATGCTTTTACCCATATTCGTGGGTTTTTGGCTACTGTTTCAAAGTATTCTGAGTCTCGGCCTTTCTTTTCAACTAAAGGTATTTGGGGTTACCCGATGGGGCCTGCTTATATTTTGGGGCATAGTAACACTCCTTCTTTCCCTTTTAATTTTGACCTACCCTTTTTACGCGGGACTGAGCTTAGTGTATATGACTGCCTTCGGGTTTATTACGGCTGGGGTATTTAGAATTTTCTTGGGCTTTGACCTTAAAAAAATGGGCAAAAATCTATAA
- a CDS encoding oleate hydratase: MDIQNSDRKAYFIGGGIGSLAGAAFLIRDGGVSGSNITIYESLPVLGGSLDAGGNPEQGYTLRGSRMLTLNIYECTWALFNTIPSLTDPNTSVYEETVAFNERVKSNAKARLIDKNRAIVDSSKLGLTMANRTELLKLSESSEDKLGNTSIYDWFTPSFFESNFWYMWRTSFAFSPWHSAVEFKRYLHRFMQEFPNVETMTGVRRTVYNQYDSMILPLEVWLKSHGVNFMRGSTVTDLDTEFGLDPKTGSKKVIVKNLVYENAGNNKTIKINDDDLVFYQNGSMTDASSYGSMTSAPKFYTKADSQGWTLWEKLAKKYPGFGKPEVFNSNIAQSFWESFTVTLKDTAFFDQMEKFSGNKAGTGSQVTLKDSNWFMSFSLNQQPHYKDQPSDVQVFFTYGLHPDRVGNFVGKPMTECTGEEILRELAGHLKFDYDIVFGNAICIPCRMPYITSMFMPRLKTDRPLPVPKNSKNLAFISQFVEIPDDVVFTVEYSVRAAQMAVYELLDIDLEIPPINKFDKTLKVELETVAKAFH; encoded by the coding sequence ATGGATATTCAAAATAGTGATAGAAAAGCGTACTTCATTGGTGGTGGAATAGGATCACTGGCCGGAGCGGCATTTCTAATTCGTGATGGTGGAGTATCAGGCAGCAATATTACAATCTATGAAAGTTTACCAGTCTTAGGCGGTAGTTTAGATGCTGGAGGAAATCCTGAGCAAGGATATACGCTGCGTGGTTCTCGTATGTTAACCTTAAACATTTATGAATGTACTTGGGCGTTATTTAATACAATTCCGTCACTTACAGACCCCAATACCTCTGTATATGAAGAAACCGTTGCGTTTAACGAACGTGTGAAATCTAATGCAAAAGCACGTCTTATAGATAAGAATCGGGCAATTGTTGATTCTTCTAAACTTGGTCTTACCATGGCCAACCGTACGGAGCTTCTTAAATTAAGTGAGTCTAGTGAAGATAAACTAGGGAATACTTCAATTTACGATTGGTTTACACCTTCTTTTTTTGAAAGCAATTTCTGGTATATGTGGCGAACAAGTTTTGCGTTCTCCCCTTGGCATAGTGCTGTAGAATTTAAACGCTACTTGCACAGGTTTATGCAAGAGTTCCCAAATGTTGAAACCATGACAGGTGTTAGACGTACGGTATACAACCAGTATGATTCTATGATTTTACCTTTAGAAGTTTGGCTTAAATCTCATGGTGTCAATTTTATGAGAGGCAGTACCGTTACTGATTTGGATACAGAATTTGGTCTTGACCCAAAAACAGGAAGCAAAAAAGTAATTGTAAAAAACCTTGTTTACGAAAATGCAGGAAATAACAAAACAATTAAAATTAACGATGACGATTTGGTATTCTATCAAAACGGCTCAATGACAGACGCTTCTAGTTATGGTTCCATGACAAGTGCTCCTAAATTCTATACAAAAGCAGATAGCCAAGGGTGGACCTTATGGGAAAAATTAGCTAAAAAATACCCGGGATTTGGCAAACCTGAAGTATTCAATTCCAATATAGCACAATCGTTTTGGGAATCTTTTACAGTAACCTTAAAAGACACCGCTTTCTTTGACCAGATGGAAAAATTCTCTGGAAACAAAGCAGGAACAGGTAGCCAGGTGACACTAAAAGACTCTAATTGGTTCATGAGTTTTTCATTAAACCAACAACCACATTATAAAGACCAACCATCAGATGTACAGGTATTCTTTACCTATGGTCTGCACCCAGACCGAGTTGGTAATTTTGTTGGCAAACCAATGACGGAATGTACAGGAGAAGAAATTCTTAGAGAACTCGCTGGTCATTTAAAATTCGATTATGATATTGTTTTTGGCAATGCCATTTGTATACCATGTAGAATGCCCTATATCACCAGTATGTTCATGCCACGTTTAAAAACGGACAGACCTTTACCAGTACCCAAAAATTCAAAAAATCTAGCATTTATAAGCCAGTTTGTAGAAATACCGGATGATGTTGTTTTTACTGTTGAATACTCCGTTAGGGCTGCTCAGATGGCAGTATATGAATTACTTGACATCGACCTGGAAATTCCGCCAATAAACAAATTCGATAAAACATTAAAAGTGGAATTGGAAACCGTTGCGAAGGCATTTCATTAA
- a CDS encoding MgtC/SapB family protein — translation MIKFEGMNEFMDSYLLGVLISMGIGLIIGLEREYDKLKDQGFAGIRTFPIVAILGFALENLTDKFTVWILIVSLGAFILFLAVNRMYRKQEEYGKGLTTNLALIATFVLGIMVSAEYYRDAVATAVIIVTLLSLKTKFRTVISNITSEELFAFIKFSIISLLILPFLPNKVYGPSDLLNPFEIGSIVVIVSFLNFIGYFLVKYVGSKRGILLTAILGGLISSTAVTWSYASRSEESPELSKKYAAGIIIASAIMFPRLALLTYIFNGDLLMYLALPFSLLTIICIVVSLVLIQRDTKKPDTNIKLGNPLNILNAIGFGAIYVVILFAVFYSNKFFGESGLYYSALISGLADTDAITISMAKFSLDSEKLELASLVIIAAISSNMLVKLGISIFKGSKTTGKLVGYTFGSIILVGVIYILSNNV, via the coding sequence ATGATAAAGTTTGAAGGTATGAATGAATTTATGGACAGCTATCTTCTAGGTGTGCTCATAAGTATGGGAATTGGTTTGATCATTGGCTTGGAAAGAGAATATGATAAGTTAAAAGACCAAGGGTTTGCGGGTATCCGTACTTTTCCCATTGTTGCCATATTAGGTTTCGCTTTAGAAAACCTGACCGATAAATTTACCGTTTGGATATTGATCGTTAGTTTAGGTGCTTTTATATTGTTTTTGGCAGTTAATCGTATGTATCGGAAACAGGAAGAATATGGTAAAGGGCTAACCACCAATTTAGCCTTGATCGCTACGTTTGTTTTGGGTATTATGGTATCTGCAGAGTATTATAGAGATGCCGTTGCCACAGCAGTTATAATAGTAACTTTACTTTCATTAAAAACCAAATTCCGAACGGTTATCAGTAACATTACTTCAGAAGAACTTTTTGCTTTTATTAAATTCTCTATTATATCACTTTTGATTCTGCCTTTTCTTCCCAACAAAGTCTACGGCCCCAGTGATTTATTGAACCCGTTTGAAATTGGATCTATAGTTGTAATCGTATCTTTTTTGAATTTCATAGGCTACTTCCTGGTCAAATATGTAGGTTCAAAAAGGGGCATATTATTAACAGCTATTCTAGGTGGTCTTATATCTAGCACAGCGGTAACTTGGAGCTATGCCTCCCGAAGTGAAGAATCTCCCGAGCTCTCAAAAAAATATGCAGCAGGTATCATTATTGCTTCCGCAATTATGTTTCCCAGACTTGCACTTTTGACGTATATTTTTAATGGAGACCTTCTCATGTATTTGGCACTCCCCTTTTCCCTTTTGACCATAATCTGTATAGTAGTCTCGTTAGTCCTCATCCAAAGAGATACAAAAAAACCAGATACCAATATTAAGTTAGGAAACCCGCTTAACATATTAAATGCTATTGGTTTTGGAGCTATTTATGTCGTAATCCTGTTTGCCGTTTTCTATAGTAATAAGTTTTTTGGCGAAAGTGGTCTGTATTATTCCGCCTTAATTTCAGGGTTAGCAGATACGGATGCTATTACCATAAGCATGGCAAAATTTTCATTGGATTCAGAAAAACTAGAATTAGCTTCACTGGTTATCATTGCTGCCATTTCAAGTAATATGCTCGTTAAGTTAGGCATCAGTATATTTAAGGGCTCGAAAACTACAGGAAAGCTCGTAGGCTATACATTTGGCTCCATCATTCTCGTAGGTGTTATCTATATCCTTTCCAACAACGTTTAA